The Polyangium mundeleinium genome contains the following window.
GGATTTGCCGATGCCCGAGGGGCCTTTGACGATCACCACCTCGCGCATGCCCGTCTCGCGCACGCGCTCGAGGACCTCGTGCAGCGCCGCGAGATCGGCGCGCCGGCCGTACATCCGGCTCGCAGCGCGGAGTTTGTCCCATACGTCCCGCGCGCCGAGGGGGAAGGGCTCGATGTGACCCTGCACCGTGAGCTCGGCGAGGCACCGCTCGAGGTCGTGCGTGAGCCCGCGGGCGCTCTGGTAGCGCTCTTCCGGCGACTTCGCGAGGAGCCGCATCACGATCTCGGAGACGATCGGCGGCGTCTCGGGCGCCACGTCCGCGAGCGGCCTCGGGGCCCGCGCGACGTGACAATGCACCCAGCCGATCGCATCGTCGGCGTGGAATGGCAGCGTCCCGGCGCAAAGCTCGTAGAGCACCACCCCGAGCGAATACAGATCGACGCGATGATCGATCGCGGCTTCGAGCCGCCCCGTCTGCTCGGGCGCGATGTACGGCAGCGCTTCGAGCGGCAGCGTCAACACCATGGCCGCGGTGAGCTCGTATCCCTCGGCGCCGACGAGCTCGACCCCCTCGCCCGCGGGCTCGATCCGCAGCGTTTGCGGGCGGATGTTCTGGTGGATGAGCCCGCTCTGGTGGAGCTTCGCGAGGGCGTCGGCAGCGGCGATCGCGGCCCGAAGCCAGGGCTCGAGGGCAAGGACGGGCTGCGCGGGGTACGGAGGCTGCATGCAGCCTCCGTCGTATCATGATATGCAGGTGAACCGGTAGATCGTACGCATCCGCCCAGGAATTCCCTGAGCCGACGAGCCCTTCGAGACCCAGAATACAGTTCGAAGACACAATAGGAAGAGCGCCGGGGTTTTGACGGAAGCCCTTCAATCCTCCTAGAATGCGCTGAGAATTCGGCCACGGACCTGCGGCCACTTGGGGGACGTGGGTGTAATCACGTCGAAGTGGTCGGCGTTGTGCACTTTCTTCAAGGAGACGTGGTCCCCTGCATCGCGCGCATGTTCGCGGTAGTTCTCGCTCGACGAGAGCGGGATGATGTCGTCGGCGGTCCCGTGGACGAGCACTTGCCGCACCCCGATCGGCACGAGCTCGCTCGGATTGCTCTCTGCATAACGCTCCGGAACGTCCGTGGGCGTGCCGCCGAGGAGCTGATCGGCGAGGGTCCCGCAAGCGCCGCGCGCCACGGGATCGGCGATATCGAGCACGCCGGCGAGGGAGACGACGGCCGAGAGCGGGAGCGGATTGGCGCCGCGGATGGGGCTCGTCGTGGGTAGATTCGGGCGCGCGGCGGCCCATACGCCGAGGTGACCGCCCGCGGAGTGGCCCACGGCCACCACCTCGTCGAGGTCGAGATCGTAGATCGGGGCGAGCGTGCGCAGCTTGTCGATGGCCGCGCCGACATCGAGGAACGTCTCCGGATGTCCCGAATCCGTGCCGCCGTATGTGATGCGGCGGAATTCGACATTCCAGGTGGCGATGCCCCTGCGCGTGAGGTCCTCACCCATGTCGCTCATTTGCTCCAGCCCGAAGATGGTCGTCCAGCACCCGCCGTGGAGGAGCACCGCGACGGGATGCGGGCCGCGCCCCATAGGCACGCGCAGCTCGCCGAACTGGTCCGGCCCGGGGCCATACGAAATGAGCATGGGCTCCGCCACGCAGGAGGCGGCCTGCGCTTCCGCTGTGAGCTCCTCGGACGGATCCCCCGGATCACCCCCGCAACCGACGAGACTCGCGAGCGCAAGCACGAGTCCTCCGACCTGTCCGAGACGAGGAAGAACGTGAGCGACGTGGAGAACGCGACGATGTGAAGGTAGAACGTGCGTCATCGTGAAATCCCAACAGGATTGCTGGGAAGGCGCAAGATCCTGACGCAGAAACCACGACAGGCCCCTCGATGCGGGGAGGGCTGTGATTCTCGCGCTACATATTTGACAAAAGTGCTCGTTTGATCGCAATACCGTCGCGGCGCAGGGGCGGGCCGTCGCGACCACGAGGTCGTGCAGACGCGCGAATTCGAGGTTAAAACCGCGCCTTCGCGTGCCCGCCGAGGTATCCGATCGCCATCGTGTACCTGCCATTTCCAACGTCGCTCCGCGAGGTCGTCACCGTCCTCGGGAGAATTCCCTGCGCGCGCGCGTCGGCGTGCAGATCGAGCCACTGCGTCGCCTTGACGACGGCGCCGAGGCCGCCCACGAGCCGGTGCCCGTCGGGTGAGCCCACGTCAATGGTCTCGTCGGGCGAGGCCGGCGATTGATACCCGATCGTCGCCGACATCGTGAAGTGCCGCGAGAGCGCAAAACGCCCATTGGCTTCGACCCACACCGTATCGTTCCACTTCCGGGGCAGGATCGCCCGCACCGAGGGACCGATCCCGAGCTTCGGCTGCGCAAGCGAGGGCGAGCGGGTCGTCACGACGAACGCGTCCACGTCCGAATACGTCACGTACTGGACGAACCCGTCGACGCGGAAGGCCCGGGTCGCTTGGTACGACGCGCCTGCCGTGAGCCGCTTCGGGAGCCGGAATGCGAGCTCGGCATCCCCTTGGACGAGGGGCGGATACCTGAGCCCCTGCGCGGCGAGGTCCTGCGTGAAGAACGGATCGTTCATGTCGAGCGCGAAGCGCCCCCGGTACCGCATCTGCGCGCCGTGTTGATAGGCGAGCGCGAGGCGGACGTCCTCGGAAGGCTGATACAAAAGGCCCACGTTGAACGAGATCCCGTGGCTCAGGGCGTTCGTGATCGAGATCGGCCGCGAGAGGACGTCGAGCTCGCGCACGTGGCTCGGCGCGTTCGGGCCGAACTCGTTTGGCTGGCCAATCGGCGGATCCGAGAACGCTCGCTGGAACTCGGGGAGCTCCGCGAAGTCTTGCTTCTTGGAGAGGCTCGCGAGCCCGCCGACGTACGAGACGCCCGCGCCGACCGAGAGGCTTGGCAGGACGCGCAGGGCCGCGCTCGCCGTCACGTAAGACGCCACGATGAACGCCTGCCGGAGCTGCCACGCCTGCGGGCCGTTCGCCGGGAAATCGAGCGCCGCCGCATAAGGCACGTACGCGCCGAGCCCGAGCACGAGCCGACGCTGGGCCAGGGGCCATGCGAAAAACAGATCCCCCGTCGGCGCGAGCGGCGTCGCGACCACTTCCCTAGAAAAGCCCTGTTTTCCTGGGTCCGTCTCGCCTGCCGCCATGGGCCCTCGCAATCGCAGGCTGTCGGGCGTCTGGTACGTCCCCCGCCGATCGCGGCGATACCCGACGCGCCCTGCGACGAGGCCCGCGCCGCCGAAGAGCTCGGGGCGATCGAGATCGGCGAGCGCCGCGGGGTTCCAGTGAATGGCCGCGCCATCGGAGATCGTCGGCCCGGATTGCCCACTCCCCACGAGGGGCGCGTCGAGCCCGGACGCGCTCGCGCCTCGCGCCACGAGGAGCGCGCCGAAAAGGAGGGGCAAGGACACGATATGCAGCGGACGACGTGACATGGTGCTCTCCCCCTTCGATCGATTCACGACGCGCGTGTCACGACGAGCGCGAGCCTGTGCAGGCTCGGCTTCTCCTCCGCGACGATCTCGAAGACGCGCCCCTCGGCGTCCTCCACATAGAGCCGTTCGCCCGGCTCGATCCGCACCTTTTCGTGCGCCTGGTCCCCGTCGATCTCGACGCGCGAGGACACCTTTTGCGTGAGGGCCGGGTCGGCGAAGAAACCCGGGCGCGTGTAGGCGTAGGGCCGCACGGGATTGCCCTCCGTGTCCTTGCGGATGTCCTCGGGCGCCACGAAATAGAGCCAATCCTCGGCGCTCCCCTCGGGCTGCACGTAGAAAAAATCGGCGTCGCCGCGGGTGTTCTGCGTCAGCGCCTCGGCCATCTCCCGCAGCGTCGCGGGGTTCTTTTCGATGTTCTCGCGAATCCGCGCGACGACCTGCTCGGTCCGCACACCCACGGGCACGTCGTGCACGGCCATCACCACGTTCGCCTCGCCCTCCGCGAGCCCGCCGTCGTGCATCCGCGCCTGCGCGACTTCGAGGAGCATGTCCCAGTAATACGACGGCCGCGGCGGCGGCTGGTCGAGGATCACGCTCGGATCGATGTCGATCTGCACCCATCCCTCTCCGTCGATGCACACCCGCACGGCCTCGAAGGGATCGGAGACCTCGCCCGCGGGCGAATACGTGGTGCAATGGGGCGGGATGCGCGCCGCGAGGCGCCGCCCTGTCTCGGCGAGGACACGCTCCTCGACCCACGGCGCCGCATTCCAGACGGCGGAATTGCCGAGCGGCCGCGGATCCCGGCGCGTCCCGGGCGCGAGGTAGGCTGGGTCCTCGTCGATCGTCATCGTCATCTCCCGGATCGCGAGGTCTTCCGCGAGCCCCTGCACCTCGAGCCACCGTGGATCCGTGAAATCGAAGGCGCGGCCGATCTGTCCGCCGATCGAGTTCACGCTGGCGACGCGCGCATGAGAGGCGTCGACGCCTCGATACGGCAAGGCATTCACGTCGAGCCGCACCGTCATCCGAAAGCCCCCGTCGGCGGTCGAGAGGCCGGAGGCGGACCGGAGAAACCCGGGATGCTCGGGACCTTCGGGGTGCGCCGGATCGAGCGGCGCCCGGCCAAACCGCTCCGAGAGCGAAGCGAAATCCGTGGCCACGTCGTAGAGGGTCAGGGCGATTTTCCCTTTCTCCACGTCGTAAAGGCCCTCGGGGTGATCGTCGGTCACCGGGCCCTTGCGGACGCGCGCGCGCGGGTGCGTCGCAATCACCTGGTCGAGCACGACGTCGGTGACGATCGATCGCGGGGCGAGCGGCTCGTTCGGCCCCACGCCCGCGAGGTCCGCGAGGATCCGCAACGGCGAGATCCCGACCGCCTCGCCCACGGCCGTGA
Protein-coding sequences here:
- a CDS encoding acetyltransferase translates to MSPRRCATLLALLGASAAGCVEPLTLESPPPEGELAPGESRAITLRFLRLDVEDFAQTLGPEELRRLPRKTLEETWLFDMELRPLVENALDRFTRLSEEEANALPQAAWNMFALLHMTPASARLEGTSLAGLTAVGEAVGISPLRILADLAGVGPNEPLAPRSIVTDVVLDQVIATHPRARVRKGPVTDDHPEGLYDVEKGKIALTLYDVATDFASLSERFGRAPLDPAHPEGPEHPGFLRSASGLSTADGGFRMTVRLDVNALPYRGVDASHARVASVNSIGGQIGRAFDFTDPRWLEVQGLAEDLAIREMTMTIDEDPAYLAPGTRRDPRPLGNSAVWNAAPWVEERVLAETGRRLAARIPPHCTTYSPAGEVSDPFEAVRVCIDGEGWVQIDIDPSVILDQPPPRPSYYWDMLLEVAQARMHDGGLAEGEANVVMAVHDVPVGVRTEQVVARIRENIEKNPATLREMAEALTQNTRGDADFFYVQPEGSAEDWLYFVAPEDIRKDTEGNPVRPYAYTRPGFFADPALTQKVSSRVEIDGDQAHEKVRIEPGERLYVEDAEGRVFEIVAEEKPSLHRLALVVTRAS
- a CDS encoding OmpP1/FadL family transporter yields the protein MSRRPLHIVSLPLLFGALLVARGASASGLDAPLVGSGQSGPTISDGAAIHWNPAALADLDRPELFGGAGLVAGRVGYRRDRRGTYQTPDSLRLRGPMAAGETDPGKQGFSREVVATPLAPTGDLFFAWPLAQRRLVLGLGAYVPYAAALDFPANGPQAWQLRQAFIVASYVTASAALRVLPSLSVGAGVSYVGGLASLSKKQDFAELPEFQRAFSDPPIGQPNEFGPNAPSHVRELDVLSRPISITNALSHGISFNVGLLYQPSEDVRLALAYQHGAQMRYRGRFALDMNDPFFTQDLAAQGLRYPPLVQGDAELAFRLPKRLTAGASYQATRAFRVDGFVQYVTYSDVDAFVVTTRSPSLAQPKLGIGPSVRAILPRKWNDTVWVEANGRFALSRHFTMSATIGYQSPASPDETIDVGSPDGHRLVGGLGAVVKATQWLDLHADARAQGILPRTVTTSRSDVGNGRYTMAIGYLGGHAKARF
- a CDS encoding alpha/beta hydrolase family protein, which codes for MLALASLVGCGGDPGDPSEELTAEAQAASCVAEPMLISYGPGPDQFGELRVPMGRGPHPVAVLLHGGCWTTIFGLEQMSDMGEDLTRRGIATWNVEFRRITYGGTDSGHPETFLDVGAAIDKLRTLAPIYDLDLDEVVAVGHSAGGHLGVWAAARPNLPTTSPIRGANPLPLSAVVSLAGVLDIADPVARGACGTLADQLLGGTPTDVPERYAESNPSELVPIGVRQVLVHGTADDIIPLSSSENYREHARDAGDHVSLKKVHNADHFDVITPTSPKWPQVRGRILSAF